From Cecembia calidifontis, one genomic window encodes:
- a CDS encoding very short patch repair endonuclease has protein sequence MADVFSKEQRSAVMRQVKSSRNKSTELKLIDFLKTNNIKGWRRNYKLFGKPDFTFPTLRTVVFVDGCFWHGHNCRNTKPQVNKEYWNKKIERNKQRDKEVTLTLKQKDWTVIRLWECELKNEKLLTKRLKEKLPTTAPIRKWGFCASNEK, from the coding sequence ATGGCTGATGTTTTTTCCAAAGAACAGCGTAGCGCAGTAATGCGACAAGTAAAATCAAGTCGCAACAAATCCACCGAGTTAAAACTTATTGACTTTTTAAAAACTAACAATATCAAAGGGTGGCGAAGGAATTACAAACTCTTTGGCAAACCAGATTTTACATTTCCGACTTTGAGAACAGTTGTTTTTGTTGATGGCTGTTTTTGGCACGGACACAATTGCCGAAATACAAAACCTCAAGTCAACAAAGAGTATTGGAATAAAAAAATTGAGAGAAACAAACAACGAGACAAAGAAGTAACACTGACTTTAAAACAAAAAGATTGGACTGTTATTCGACTTTGGGAATGCGAACTGAAAAACGAAAAGCTATTGACCAAACGACTGAAAGAAAAACTGCCTACAACAGCACCTATACGCAAGTGGGGGTTCTGTGCTTCGAATGAAAAATAA
- a CDS encoding DUF6010 family protein: MHTHGIQEFTIINALVAALIGLVFIIIMSFVKEPSRQKINAIIIAGAGGVYWSGGLGVWEYVFGAVMLFVAFKALKHYYFIGIGWLMHTGWDIMHHLYGDPIIHFAPLSSAGCAVCDAVLAIWFFFGAPTIWNVFKKQKTITTA, encoded by the coding sequence ATGCATACACACGGCATCCAGGAATTTACAATCATCAATGCGTTGGTTGCAGCGTTGATCGGCTTAGTATTCATCATTATCATGTCCTTTGTGAAAGAACCCTCGCGACAGAAAATCAACGCCATTATCATAGCGGGCGCAGGCGGGGTTTACTGGAGCGGCGGCTTAGGCGTCTGGGAATATGTTTTTGGTGCCGTTATGTTGTTTGTGGCCTTCAAAGCCCTCAAGCATTATTATTTCATCGGAATCGGTTGGCTAATGCACACAGGCTGGGACATTATGCATCATCTATACGGTGATCCCATTATTCACTTTGCACCACTTTCGTCCGCCGGTTGTGCCGTGTGCGATGCGGTTCTGGCAATCTGGTTCTTCTTTGGTGCACCTACCATTTGGAACGTATTCAAAAAACAAAAAACAATTACGACGGCATAA
- a CDS encoding TetR/AcrR family transcriptional regulator has translation MKKAEATRSMILHKAFELIYVKGYQTTSIDDIIATTQVTKGAFYYHFKTKDEMGLAIINEVLKPTLASSFIEPLQGEQDPLNAIYNLMDSLLMKNEFLKVEYGCPASNFTQEMTPWNSEFNKALNELTREWTEAITATIERGKKSGVIRKDVNAKQVTIFVLSGYWGIRNLGKLENSKKVYISYLKQLKIYLNSLK, from the coding sequence ATGAAAAAAGCAGAAGCAACACGGTCGATGATTTTACATAAAGCGTTTGAACTGATTTATGTTAAGGGCTACCAGACGACGAGCATTGACGACATCATCGCTACCACACAAGTAACGAAAGGGGCTTTTTACTATCATTTCAAAACCAAAGACGAAATGGGACTTGCCATCATCAACGAAGTCCTCAAACCCACACTTGCAAGCAGTTTCATCGAGCCACTTCAAGGCGAACAAGATCCGTTGAATGCCATTTACAACCTCATGGATAGTCTATTAATGAAAAATGAATTTTTGAAGGTGGAATATGGTTGTCCTGCCTCAAACTTCACTCAGGAAATGACCCCGTGGAATTCAGAATTTAATAAGGCTTTAAATGAATTAACCCGGGAATGGACAGAAGCAATCACCGCTACCATTGAAAGAGGAAAGAAAAGTGGCGTCATCCGCAAGGACGTAAATGCGAAACAGGTAACCATCTTCGTTTTGTCGGGCTATTGGGGCATTCGGAATTTGGGAAAATTAGAAAACAGCAAAAAGGTCTATATTTCTTATTTAAAGCAACTTAAAATTTATCTAAACAGTCTTAAATAA